CCCACGCCGCACCGGTTCACGGTGCGCGAGTACTACCGGATGGCCGAGGTCGGCATCCTGCGCGAAGGCGAGCGGGTGGAGCTGCTGGAGGGCCAGGTCGTTCAGATGACCCCCATCGGGAGCCGCCACGCGGGCACCGTGTCGCTGCTCGCGTCGCTGCTGGGCCGCGCGTACGGGCAGGACGCCATCATCTCGGTGCAGAACCCGCTGCGGGTGGGCGACCTCAGCGAGCCGGAGCCGGACATCGCGGTGCTGCGGCCCCGCGACGACTTCTACCGCGACAGCCACCCCACGCCTCCCGACGTGCTGCTGCTGATCGAGGTCGCCGACACGTCGTCGGGCTTGGATCGCGCCGGGAAGGCGGAGATCTACGCCCGCGCCGGGATCGCGCACTACTGGATCGTGGACTTGGCGGCGGGCGAAGTGGTCGTTCATCTCCGCGCCGAAAACGGCCGCTGGAGCTCCGTCCGCACCGCATCTCCGGACGACTCGCTTCCGTTGCCGGGGCTGCTCGGGGCGAGCGTTCCCGTGCGCGTGCTGCTGCCTTCGGCGCGCGCGTGACGAGATCCTTGGCTGACGCAGCGCATCTTCCCATTGGGCCACGCTCGGTCCGATTCAAGGGCCAGCCCGTTTCCGCGCATCGTCTCCGGTTCTGGCGGATTGGCGGACGGGTTGAGTGAGCCGGCAGCTCTGCCGCCCGTGCGCTTCCGTGTGGAACGCGACGAGCACGCGCGAGCGGTCCAGGCAATTCGCGGCGGGGAGATGGCGGCGATGGGCCTGCTCCCGCTCATGGCGTGGTTCGCGGTGCTGTCGGCACTGGCGACGGCAATCGAATCCGTCGGGATCGGTCGGACCAACCCGTTCGCGTTCATGTCGCTCGTCCTTCCGGCAGCGTTCCTCGGCGCGGCGTGGTGGCGGAGCCGGCGGACGGGCGTACTGCGGTGGAGCTTTTCCGACGCGGGCGTGGCGATCGACGGCAGGCCGCGCCCGCTGCGCATCCGGTGGGACGCCGTTCGCGAGGCGGAAGAGACTGCGGAGTTCTTCCTGCTGCGGCTCGAAGCGATGGGCTGCTACGTGCCGAAGCGCGCCCTCGCCGAATGCGAGGGCCAGGTCCGCGCGCTTCTTCTCGACAGACTGGGTGAACGGGCGCGCGTCGCCCCTCAAAGCTGAACGATGATCAAAGACAAGATCCGCATCGCGTCCGGGCAGGGCTTCTGGGGCGACCAGCTGGACGCGCCGAAGCAGCAGGTGGAGGGCGGCCCCATCGACTACCTGATGCTCGACTACCTGGCCGAGGTCACCATGTCGATCATGCAGAAGCAGCGCTCGCGCAACCCGAACCTGGGCTACGCGCGCGACTTCGTGCCGCTGATGGGCGAGATCCTGCCGGCCGTGGTCGAGC
This window of the Longimicrobiaceae bacterium genome carries:
- a CDS encoding Uma2 family endonuclease, encoding MYAPTPHRFTVREYYRMAEVGILREGERVELLEGQVVQMTPIGSRHAGTVSLLASLLGRAYGQDAIISVQNPLRVGDLSEPEPDIAVLRPRDDFYRDSHPTPPDVLLLIEVADTSSGLDRAGKAEIYARAGIAHYWIVDLAAGEVVVHLRAENGRWSSVRTASPDDSLPLPGLLGASVPVRVLLPSARA
- a CDS encoding YcxB family protein, with the translated sequence MERDEHARAVQAIRGGEMAAMGLLPLMAWFAVLSALATAIESVGIGRTNPFAFMSLVLPAAFLGAAWWRSRRTGVLRWSFSDAGVAIDGRPRPLRIRWDAVREAEETAEFFLLRLEAMGCYVPKRALAECEGQVRALLLDRLGERARVAPQS